The following proteins are co-located in the Nocardia bhagyanarayanae genome:
- a CDS encoding DoxX family protein — protein sequence MSAIGTQVLERDGVDAVDPSPRWSLPARIGFRFGFVYLLLFCLTFAQILFVFTGVAMRWLPDSAITWQMNMVEPVARWTGEHVFGVDAVIHESGSGDQTIIWVLIFCMLVAAAVVAAVWSVLDRRRADYVVLGRWFVVFLRLCLGGQMLWYGFAKAVPNQMPYPSLTTLLQPYGNLSMTDVLWNQVGASPTYQVLLGIAEVLGGLLLFWPRTATVGAMLSLVSMAQVFVLNMTYDVPVKILSFHLMLISLVVLAPQARRLANVLVLERPSEPTTQPSLFRSVRANRIAAALQVALGLWTCSGAAYTAWDGWHEYGYGAPKPALYGIWNVTEFTVDGHPLPPLTTEPTRWQRLVFDQFVTSYQRMDGTFVPMLADVDTTAGTITLTAPPSSAEAQPGPVATFTFEQSAPDRLALRGDLGGRTVTLTLEEFDLDEFPLRGPRFHWVQEFPNLN from the coding sequence GTGAGCGCCATCGGCACGCAGGTGCTCGAACGAGACGGCGTGGACGCGGTCGACCCGTCGCCCCGGTGGTCGCTACCGGCGCGGATCGGCTTCCGGTTCGGCTTCGTCTATCTGCTGCTGTTCTGCCTGACGTTCGCGCAAATCCTGTTCGTCTTCACCGGCGTCGCCATGCGCTGGCTGCCGGACTCGGCGATCACGTGGCAGATGAACATGGTCGAGCCCGTGGCCAGGTGGACGGGCGAGCACGTCTTCGGCGTCGACGCGGTGATTCACGAGAGCGGCAGCGGCGATCAGACCATCATCTGGGTGCTGATCTTCTGCATGCTGGTCGCCGCGGCCGTCGTCGCCGCGGTGTGGTCGGTGCTCGACCGCCGCCGCGCCGACTACGTGGTCCTCGGCCGCTGGTTCGTCGTGTTCCTTCGGCTCTGCCTCGGCGGGCAGATGCTGTGGTACGGCTTCGCCAAAGCGGTGCCGAACCAGATGCCGTATCCCTCGCTCACCACGCTGCTCCAGCCCTACGGCAACCTCAGCATGACCGACGTCCTGTGGAACCAGGTCGGCGCCTCGCCGACCTACCAGGTGCTGCTCGGCATCGCGGAGGTGCTCGGCGGTCTGCTGCTGTTCTGGCCGCGCACCGCGACCGTCGGCGCGATGCTGAGCCTGGTGAGCATGGCGCAGGTCTTCGTGCTGAACATGACCTACGACGTGCCGGTCAAGATCCTGTCCTTCCACCTGATGCTGATCTCGCTGGTGGTGCTGGCGCCGCAGGCTCGGCGTTTGGCGAATGTTCTTGTGCTGGAACGTCCTTCGGAGCCGACCACGCAGCCGTCGCTGTTCCGCTCGGTGCGCGCCAACCGGATCGCCGCGGCGTTGCAGGTGGCACTCGGCCTGTGGACGTGCTCCGGCGCGGCCTACACGGCCTGGGACGGGTGGCACGAATATGGTTACGGCGCACCGAAACCCGCACTCTACGGGATCTGGAACGTCACCGAGTTCACCGTCGACGGTCACCCGCTTCCGCCGTTGACGACCGAGCCGACTCGCTGGCAGCGGCTGGTGTTCGACCAGTTCGTCACCAGCTATCAGCGGATGGACGGGACCTTCGTGCCGATGCTGGCCGACGTCGATACCACCGCGGGCACCATTACGCTGACCGCGCCGCCGAGCTCGGCGGAGGCGCAGCCGGGGCCGGTGGCGACGTTCACCTTCGAGCAGTCCGCGCCTGATCGGCTCGCGTTGCGTGGGGATCTTGGCGGCAGGACGGTTACGTTGACGTTGGAGGAGTTCGACCTGGATGAATTCCCGTTGCGTGGACCGCGGTTCCATTGGGTTCAGGAGTTTCCGAACTTGAATTGA
- a CDS encoding MDR family MFS transporter: MSAVQSASPTGRRTPTVILLLVLATFVVILNETIMINAIPRLMADLEVTERSAQWVSTAFMLTMAAVIPATGWFLQRVTTRRAYAIAMGVFLAGTALSAVAPTFEVLLLGRIVQAGGTAVMMPLLMTTLMTVVPEQDRGRVMGNVTLAISVAPAMGPVLSGLVLQVGSWRWLFLLVLPIAGAVTWFGLRRLENIGETQTGAIDVSSVALAAIGFGSLVYGLSRFEADNVATPALIVAVGLALIGVFAARQLRLQRTGTPLLDLRILLIGTYAKALLLMSIAFLAMLGSMILLPLYLQNLRGLSPLATGLLVMPGGLAMGLLGPTIGRLFDRFGGRVLVIPGSIGIAASLAGFTQISMTMPYWQLLGLHILLMVSLAAAFTPVFTLGLGALPQHLYSHGSSMLGTLQQVAAAFGTALVVTVMSARSTTLIDEGTDPVAAHLDGMRLAFGVSAALALVVIVMAVLLPSRSHAPEESHETEQDAVELIKG, translated from the coding sequence ATGTCAGCCGTGCAATCCGCCAGTCCGACCGGGCGGCGGACGCCGACCGTCATCCTCTTACTGGTGCTCGCGACCTTCGTGGTGATCCTCAACGAGACCATCATGATCAACGCGATTCCGCGCCTGATGGCCGACCTCGAGGTCACCGAGCGGTCGGCGCAGTGGGTGTCCACCGCGTTCATGCTCACGATGGCGGCCGTCATCCCGGCCACCGGCTGGTTCCTGCAGCGGGTCACCACCCGCCGCGCCTACGCGATCGCGATGGGCGTCTTCCTCGCGGGCACCGCGTTGTCGGCCGTCGCTCCGACCTTCGAGGTGCTGCTGCTCGGGCGGATCGTCCAGGCCGGCGGCACCGCGGTCATGATGCCGCTGCTGATGACCACCCTGATGACGGTGGTGCCGGAGCAGGATCGCGGGCGGGTCATGGGCAACGTCACACTCGCCATCTCGGTGGCGCCCGCCATGGGACCGGTCCTGTCCGGACTCGTGCTGCAGGTCGGCTCGTGGCGCTGGCTGTTCCTGCTGGTGCTGCCGATCGCGGGCGCGGTCACCTGGTTCGGGCTGCGGCGACTCGAGAACATCGGCGAAACGCAGACCGGCGCGATCGACGTGTCCAGCGTGGCGTTGGCCGCCATCGGCTTCGGCAGCTTGGTGTACGGACTCAGCCGGTTCGAGGCGGACAACGTCGCCACCCCGGCGCTGATCGTCGCCGTCGGACTCGCCCTCATCGGCGTGTTCGCCGCCCGCCAGCTGCGGCTGCAGCGCACCGGCACGCCGCTGCTCGATCTGCGCATCCTGCTGATCGGCACCTACGCCAAGGCGCTGCTGCTCATGTCGATCGCGTTCCTCGCGATGCTCGGCTCGATGATCCTGCTGCCGCTGTACCTGCAGAACCTGCGCGGCCTGAGCCCCCTCGCGACGGGCCTGCTCGTCATGCCCGGCGGCCTCGCCATGGGTCTGCTCGGCCCGACCATCGGCCGCCTGTTCGACCGCTTCGGCGGCCGCGTCCTCGTGATCCCCGGTTCGATCGGCATCGCCGCGTCGCTGGCCGGTTTCACCCAGATCTCGATGACCATGCCGTACTGGCAGTTGCTCGGCCTGCACATCCTGCTCATGGTGTCGCTGGCCGCGGCGTTCACCCCCGTCTTCACCCTGGGGCTCGGCGCGCTCCCGCAGCACCTCTACTCGCACGGCAGCTCGATGCTCGGCACGCTCCAGCAGGTCGCCGCGGCCTTCGGCACCGCCCTCGTCGTGACCGTCATGTCCGCCCGCAGCACCACGCTGATCGACGAGGGCACCGACCCGGTCGCCGCCCACCTCGACGGCATGCGCCTGGCGTTCGGCGTCTCCGCCGCGCTGGCGCTGGTCGTGATCGTGATGGCGGTTCTGCTGCCGAGCCGCTCGCACGCGCCGGAGGAATCGCACGAAACCGAGCAGGACGCGGTCGAACTGATCAAGGGCTGA
- the cobA gene encoding uroporphyrinogen-III C-methyltransferase, whose protein sequence is MPNTSDNAEEQAVSQSAAHPTGDPNYLVGLDLNGRRVVVVGGGTVAQRRLGLLIASGADVHVISREVTPAVEGMATSGQLTITLRAYADGDLEGAWYAIACTDEPETNAAVVEEANRRRVFCVRADVARLGTAVTPATARYDGLTLGVLASGQHRRSAAVRTALLEALQSGVVTDDSSPVTPGVALVGGGPGDPDLITVRGRRLLARANLVVADRLAPPELLAELGPDVEVVDAAKIPYGRAMAQEAINATLIEGAKAGKFVVRLKGGDPYVFGRGYEELEACVEAGIPVTVVPGVTSPISVPAAAGIPVTHRGVTHEFVVVSGHVAPDHPDSLVDWPALARLRGTLVLMMAVERIEQFAAALLDGGRPADTPATVIQEGTLRTQRVLRADLGTVAARVREEGIRPPAIVVIGPTAGFSAG, encoded by the coding sequence GTGCCGAACACGTCAGACAACGCCGAGGAACAGGCGGTATCCCAGTCCGCCGCCCACCCAACGGGCGACCCGAACTACCTGGTGGGGCTCGATCTGAACGGCCGCCGCGTCGTCGTGGTCGGCGGCGGCACGGTGGCTCAGCGTCGGCTCGGCCTGCTCATCGCCTCGGGTGCGGACGTGCACGTCATCAGCCGCGAGGTCACCCCAGCGGTCGAGGGCATGGCCACCTCCGGGCAGCTCACCATCACGCTGCGCGCCTACGCCGACGGCGACTTGGAGGGCGCGTGGTACGCGATCGCCTGCACCGACGAGCCGGAGACCAACGCCGCTGTCGTCGAGGAGGCCAACCGGCGCCGCGTGTTCTGCGTGCGCGCCGACGTCGCCCGGCTCGGCACCGCGGTCACTCCCGCCACCGCCCGCTACGACGGTCTCACCCTCGGCGTGCTCGCCAGCGGACAGCATCGTCGCTCGGCCGCGGTGCGTACCGCGCTGCTCGAGGCGCTGCAATCCGGTGTGGTGACCGATGATTCGTCGCCCGTCACCCCCGGCGTCGCGCTGGTCGGCGGCGGACCCGGCGACCCGGACCTGATCACCGTGCGCGGCCGCAGGTTGCTGGCGCGGGCGAACCTGGTCGTCGCCGACCGCCTCGCGCCACCGGAGCTGCTCGCCGAACTCGGACCCGACGTCGAGGTCGTCGACGCGGCGAAGATCCCGTACGGCCGCGCGATGGCGCAGGAGGCGATCAACGCCACGCTCATCGAGGGCGCCAAGGCGGGCAAGTTCGTGGTGCGGCTCAAGGGCGGCGACCCGTATGTGTTCGGTCGCGGTTACGAGGAGCTGGAGGCCTGCGTGGAGGCGGGCATTCCGGTGACCGTCGTTCCCGGTGTCACCAGCCCTATTTCGGTACCCGCCGCCGCGGGTATCCCGGTGACCCACCGCGGGGTCACGCACGAGTTCGTGGTGGTCAGCGGGCACGTCGCGCCGGATCACCCGGATTCGCTGGTGGACTGGCCCGCATTGGCTAGGCTGCGCGGCACTCTCGTGCTGATGATGGCGGTGGAGCGGATCGAGCAGTTCGCCGCCGCGTTGCTGGACGGCGGACGTCCCGCCGACACCCCGGCGACCGTCATCCAGGAGGGCACGCTGCGCACCCAGCGAGTGCTGCGCGCGGACCTCGGCACCGTGGCCGCGCGAGTCCGCGAGGAGGGAATCCGCCCGCCCGCGATCGTGGTGATCGGCCCGACCGCGGGCTTCTCCGCGGGCTAG